Proteins found in one Miscanthus floridulus cultivar M001 chromosome 4, ASM1932011v1, whole genome shotgun sequence genomic segment:
- the LOC136551388 gene encoding ATP synthase subunit d, mitochondrial-like yields the protein MSGNGVAKTVADAATKVGKAINWDGLAKMLVSEEARKEFANLRRTFDDVNHQLQTKFSQEPQPIDWEYYRKGIGSKVVDMYKEAYESIEIPKYVDTVTPQYKPKFDALLVEMKEAEKASLKESEKIEKEIAEMKEMKKKISTMTADEYFAKHPELKQKFDDEIRNDYWGY from the exons ATGAGCGGGAACGGGGTGGCGAAGACGGTGGCCGACGCGGCGACGAAGGTCGGCAAGGCGATCAACTGGGACGGCCTGGCCAAGATGCTTGTCTCCGAGGAGGCCCGCAAGGAGTTCGCCAACCTCCGCCGCACCTTCGACGACGTCAACCACCAGCTCCAGACCAAGTTCTCGCAG gaacccCAGCCAATTGATTGGGAGTACTACAGAAAAGGAATTGGATCAAAAGTTGTCGATATGTACAAAGAGGCCTACGAAA GCATAGAGATCCCCAAGTATGTTGACACTGTCACTCCTCAATACAAGCCAAAGTTTGATGCTCTG TTGGtcgaaatgaaggaagccgaaaAAGCATCACTAAAGGAATCAGAGAAGATAGAGAAGGAGATTGCTGAAATGAAGGAGATGAAG AAAAAGATCAGCACGATGACTGCAGATGAGTACTTTGCGAAGCACCCTGAACTGAAACAGAAGTTTGATGATGAGATCCGCAACGATTATTGGGGATACTAA
- the LOC136551389 gene encoding aquaporin PIP2-6-like, whose translation MAKEVDVSTLEASGARDYVDPPPAPLVDIDELGKWSLYRAVIAEFVATLLFLYITVATVIGYKHQTDASGPDAACGGVGILGIAWAFGGMIFILVYCTAGISGGHINPAVTFGLFLARKVSLVRALLYVAAQSLGAICGVALVKGFQSGFYSNYGGGANEVSPGYSTGTGLAAEIIGTFVLVYTVFSATDPKRNARDSHVPVLAPLPIGFAVFMVHLATIPITGTGINPARSLGAAVVYNNSKAWSDQWIFWVGPFVGAAIAALYHQIVLRASARGYGSFRSNA comes from the exons ATGGCCAAGGAAGTGGACGTGTCCACTCTGGAGGCCAGCGGCGCCCGTGACTACGTCGACCCTCCGCCGGCGCCGCTTGTGGACATCGACGAGCTCGGCAAATGGTCCCTGTACCGCGCCGTGATCGCCGAGTTCGTGGCCACGCTGCTGTTCCTGTACATCACCGTGGCCACCGTGATCGGGTACAAGCACCAGACGGACGCGTCGGGCCCGGACGCGGCGTGCGGCGGCGTGGGCATCCTCGGCATCGCGTGGGCGTTCGGCGGCATGATCTTCATCCTCGTCTACTGCACCGCCGGCATCTCCGGTGGCCACATCAACCCGGCCGTCACGTTCGGCCTCTTCCTGGCGCGGAAGGTGTCCCTGGTGCGCGCGCTGCTGTACGTGGCCGCGCAGAGCCTCGGCGCCATCTGCGGCGTCGCGCTCGTCAAGGGATTCCAGAGCGGCTTCTACTCGAACTACGGCGGCGGCGCCAATGAGGTCAGTCCCGGGTACTCCACCGGCACGGGGCTCGCCGCCGAGATCATCGGCACCTTCGTCCTCGTGTACACTGTCTTCTCCGCCACCGACCCCAAGCGCAACGCTCGCGACTCCCACGTCCCG GTGTTAGCGCCGCTTCCGATTGGATTCGCTGTGTTCATGGTGCACCTGGCGACGATCCCGATCACCGGCACCGGGATCAACCCGGCGAGGAGCCTCGGCGCCGCCGTTGTGTACAACAACAGCAAGGCCTGGAGCGACCAG TGGATCTTCTGGGTGGGTCCGTTCGTCGGCGCAGCGATCGCGGCGCTGTACCACCAGATCGTCCTCCGCGCCAGCGCCAGGGGATACGGCTCCTTCCGGAGCAACGCCTAG